A single genomic interval of Brevibacillus brevis harbors:
- a CDS encoding metal ABC transporter substrate-binding protein, whose protein sequence is MKRAMLAALSFITAVGLVGCGAANETTGTPQTGSDASGKPKVYTTIYPLEYVAKRIGGEHVEVTNLVPAGVEPHDFEPTAKDMVALSGADIFAYNGSGLELWVEKAVTNLDKNKTTIVNATEGLELISATEHEHEGEEHAEEAGHDHGDMDPHVWLDPMQLKAQAEKVKNTLVQKDQAHAVDYEKNYTLLATDLEQLDKEFKDMVTQAPKKEFMVSHSAFSYMAKRYGLEQVSISGVNPSEEPSTAELKNLVEHIKEHNISYVLFETLVSPKVAEVIAKEAGVKTATLNPLEGLTEDDVKAGRDYLSIMRDNMNTLKTALQ, encoded by the coding sequence ATGAAAAGAGCTATGTTGGCAGCCCTCAGTTTCATTACGGCAGTGGGGCTGGTGGGATGTGGGGCAGCGAACGAAACGACTGGTACTCCGCAAACTGGCAGTGACGCGTCCGGGAAGCCAAAAGTATACACGACAATTTATCCATTGGAATATGTAGCGAAGCGAATCGGCGGTGAGCACGTGGAGGTAACGAATCTGGTTCCCGCTGGCGTAGAGCCTCACGACTTCGAGCCAACCGCAAAAGACATGGTCGCTCTGTCCGGAGCAGATATCTTCGCCTATAACGGCAGTGGTTTGGAGCTGTGGGTAGAGAAGGCTGTAACCAACCTCGACAAAAACAAGACAACGATCGTCAATGCGACGGAAGGTCTCGAGCTGATCAGTGCAACTGAGCATGAGCATGAAGGAGAAGAGCACGCGGAAGAGGCAGGGCATGACCACGGAGATATGGACCCTCATGTATGGCTCGATCCGATGCAATTGAAGGCGCAGGCAGAGAAGGTTAAAAATACGCTCGTGCAAAAGGATCAAGCACACGCTGTCGATTACGAAAAGAACTACACACTATTAGCAACAGACCTGGAGCAGCTTGATAAAGAGTTCAAAGACATGGTTACGCAAGCGCCGAAGAAAGAATTCATGGTTTCTCATAGCGCATTCAGTTATATGGCAAAACGCTACGGGCTGGAGCAAGTATCGATCTCTGGGGTCAACCCTTCTGAAGAGCCATCCACGGCTGAGTTGAAGAACTTGGTGGAGCATATAAAAGAACATAACATTTCGTATGTGCTGTTCGAGACGCTGGTTTCTCCGAAGGTAGCGGAAGTGATTGCGAAGGAAGCTGGCGTGAAGACGGCTACGCTCAATCCGCTGGAAGGTTTGACGGAAGACGATGTAAAGGCGGGTCGTGATTACTTGTCCATCATGCGCGACAATATGAATACATTAAAGACTGCACTCCAATAA
- a CDS encoding metal ABC transporter ATP-binding protein — MEPNKQEVPVIKLTGVSFQYEDKQVLDEVEFTLERGDFVGIVGPNGSGKSTLMKLILGLLTPNKGTVELFGQPLSKFREWNRIGYVAQQVAHGAGGFPATVREVVSSGLVGKVGLFRRLTKQHHESVRAAVERVGLLEKLDQRIGNLSGGQLQRVFIARALVAEPELLILDEPTVGVDQESIDQFYSLLRSLKEENGLTMMIVSHDVGVMSQWVTKVACVQKKIHFHGTAHDFEHNQEKILQSMYGDSVRLLSHHH, encoded by the coding sequence ATGGAACCAAATAAACAAGAGGTGCCTGTCATTAAGCTCACAGGCGTCTCCTTTCAATATGAAGACAAACAGGTTCTCGATGAGGTTGAATTCACACTGGAACGCGGAGACTTTGTGGGTATCGTCGGGCCGAACGGATCAGGGAAATCTACGCTGATGAAGCTCATTTTGGGTCTGTTGACGCCAAACAAAGGGACAGTGGAGCTGTTCGGGCAACCACTATCCAAGTTTCGTGAATGGAATCGCATTGGATACGTCGCTCAACAGGTCGCGCATGGAGCGGGTGGATTTCCGGCGACGGTGCGAGAAGTCGTGTCATCTGGATTGGTCGGCAAAGTGGGCCTTTTTCGCAGACTGACGAAACAGCATCATGAGAGTGTACGGGCTGCGGTGGAGCGTGTCGGCTTGTTGGAAAAGCTGGATCAACGCATCGGCAACTTGTCTGGTGGGCAATTGCAGCGCGTATTTATAGCGCGAGCTCTCGTAGCTGAACCGGAGCTGTTGATCCTCGATGAGCCAACAGTCGGGGTCGATCAGGAATCGATCGATCAATTCTACAGCTTGCTTCGTTCACTAAAGGAAGAGAACGGATTGACGATGATGATCGTCAGTCACGATGTGGGAGTCATGTCGCAATGGGTGACCAAGGTGGCTTGTGTGCAGAAGAAAATTCACTTCCACGGAACAGCGCACGATTTTGAGCATAACCAAGAAAAAATCTTGCAAAGTATGTACGGTGATTCGGTCAGACTGCTGTCTCATCATCATTAA
- a CDS encoding metal ABC transporter permease yields MLADWWQYDFLRYTLFSGILIGLICPILGTFLIVRRLSMMADGLSHVTLSGVAAGMLISKKVAFFSAVNPLFFGMLFAVIGSLFIERLRKVYKAYQDLAIPIILSAGLGLFTVLISIADGFNADLYSYLFGKIVTVSIEDLYALIGVAVVVLGTVLLIYKELFAVSFDEEFARVSGVARRSINLWFMVLVALTIAASMRIVGVLLISALITLPVAASLQIAKSFRQTIFLSILFAEFSVLSGLYFAYLLDWASGGTIVLMAVLVMLAVLGVKKLRVAFR; encoded by the coding sequence ATGCTTGCTGATTGGTGGCAGTATGACTTTTTGCGTTATACCCTGTTTTCAGGGATTTTAATTGGCCTGATCTGCCCTATTTTGGGCACGTTTCTCATTGTTCGTCGCTTGTCGATGATGGCAGATGGCTTGTCACACGTCACGCTGTCCGGCGTAGCTGCCGGGATGCTCATTTCCAAAAAGGTCGCCTTCTTCTCCGCAGTCAATCCGCTGTTTTTCGGGATGTTATTTGCGGTGATCGGTTCGTTGTTCATCGAGCGGCTGCGGAAGGTGTACAAAGCGTATCAGGATTTGGCGATTCCGATTATTTTGTCCGCAGGGCTTGGGCTGTTTACGGTATTGATCAGTATTGCAGACGGTTTTAATGCAGATTTGTATTCGTACTTGTTCGGAAAAATCGTGACGGTGTCCATCGAAGACCTGTATGCGCTGATTGGTGTGGCAGTTGTCGTTTTGGGGACGGTCTTGTTGATTTACAAGGAGCTTTTTGCGGTCTCCTTCGATGAAGAATTTGCTCGCGTCTCCGGCGTGGCAAGGCGCTCGATCAACTTATGGTTCATGGTGCTCGTCGCTCTGACGATTGCGGCCTCCATGCGTATTGTCGGTGTCCTGTTAATCTCGGCGCTGATCACGCTCCCGGTGGCTGCCAGTTTGCAAATCGCGAAAAGCTTTCGTCAAACAATTTTCTTGTCGATTTTGTTCGCGGAGTTTTCCGTGTTGAGCGGTTTGTATTTTGCCTATCTCCTTGATTGGGCATCTGGTGGTACAATTGTACTGATGGCAGTATTGGTTATGCTGGCAGTATTAGGTGTAAAGAAGCTGCGGGTCGCTTTCCGGTAA
- a CDS encoding Fur family transcriptional regulator: MKVEEALQILKEHGFKYTGKREEMIRICAAEKRYLSAKDIMERIKEQYPTLSFDTVYRNISTFVELGILEETELDGEGRFRLACSTDGHHHHHVICTECGKTSSLPGCPMNIISAVPEEFQVTGHKFEVYGTCKECVTHSN; the protein is encoded by the coding sequence ATGAAAGTAGAAGAAGCGCTGCAAATATTGAAAGAACATGGTTTCAAGTATACCGGCAAGCGGGAGGAGATGATTCGAATCTGCGCGGCCGAGAAGCGATACCTGTCTGCCAAAGATATTATGGAGAGAATCAAGGAGCAGTATCCAACACTCAGCTTCGATACCGTCTATCGCAACATTTCCACTTTTGTTGAGCTGGGGATTCTGGAAGAGACGGAGCTGGACGGAGAAGGCAGATTCCGTTTGGCCTGTTCGACAGATGGACACCATCATCACCATGTAATTTGTACGGAATGTGGAAAGACTTCTTCTTTGCCGGGATGTCCGATGAATATCATTTCCGCTGTACCGGAAGAGTTTCAGGTGACGGGGCACAAGTTCGAGGTATATGGCACGTGTAAGGAATGTGTAACGCATTCGAATTAA
- the nadB gene encoding L-aspartate oxidase gives MIPRYIVDFDLHTLPRMRADVAVIGAGIAGLYTALQTSEYADVVLISKKGLDDSNTRWAQGGIAAVTAQSDSPALHRQDTLIAGAGLCSYNAVEILVHEGPDRLHELIAYGTEFDRDEQGQYELTQEGAHSKRRILHANGDATGAEIVRALSKRVMEQPNIQVLEYHFAVDVIKQDGECVGVLVRKPDGELFFLEATATVLATGGAGQLYRYTTNPQIATADGIGIAYRAGARIKDVEFIQFHPTALYYPGAPRFLISEAVRGEGAILRNSNGDRFMDKYHPQKELAPRDIVARAIVSEMEQTKSTFVYLDITHESEELIKRRFPTIYNFCLQYGLNMVTDWIPVAPACHYIMGGVQTDLNGETSTKRLFACGEASCTGVHGANRLASNSLSEAVVFGHRIAERIKQLADMPSIHPFQVVSKQKLPQAFNTREQRLKMQKLMLRHVSVKRDEKGLTKALAELARMEQYYQYEPESLETFEFFNLLNAAVLTTRAALLREESRGGHYRTDFPNKDDLVWRKHLIQSVEDGVQEECEKHDVE, from the coding sequence ATGATTCCCCGTTATATTGTGGACTTTGATTTGCACACCTTACCTCGGATGAGGGCAGATGTAGCTGTTATTGGAGCAGGAATTGCTGGGTTGTATACGGCGTTGCAAACGAGTGAGTATGCGGATGTGGTGTTGATCAGCAAGAAGGGGCTCGATGATAGTAACACACGCTGGGCTCAGGGAGGAATCGCTGCTGTAACAGCCCAATCTGATTCTCCTGCCCTTCATCGACAGGATACGTTAATCGCTGGAGCAGGTCTTTGCTCGTATAACGCTGTGGAAATCCTGGTGCACGAAGGCCCTGATCGCTTGCATGAACTGATTGCATATGGAACGGAATTTGACCGTGATGAACAAGGGCAGTACGAGCTGACACAGGAAGGCGCGCATAGCAAACGACGTATTTTGCATGCGAATGGAGATGCCACTGGGGCAGAGATCGTCCGCGCTTTGTCCAAGCGTGTGATGGAGCAGCCAAACATTCAGGTTTTGGAATATCATTTTGCAGTAGATGTCATCAAGCAGGATGGCGAATGCGTGGGTGTCCTCGTCCGGAAGCCGGATGGCGAACTGTTTTTCCTGGAAGCGACAGCAACGGTACTGGCTACAGGCGGAGCAGGTCAGCTTTACCGTTACACGACGAATCCACAAATCGCTACGGCAGATGGGATCGGCATCGCGTATCGGGCGGGAGCCCGCATTAAAGATGTGGAATTTATCCAGTTTCATCCGACTGCGCTTTACTATCCGGGAGCCCCGCGCTTTTTGATCTCGGAAGCCGTTCGTGGAGAGGGTGCCATTTTACGTAACAGCAATGGTGATCGCTTCATGGACAAGTACCATCCACAAAAAGAGCTGGCGCCGCGTGATATTGTGGCACGGGCGATTGTCTCTGAGATGGAACAAACGAAGTCTACGTTCGTGTATCTCGACATTACCCACGAATCAGAGGAGCTTATTAAGCGGCGTTTTCCGACGATTTATAATTTTTGCTTACAATACGGTCTCAATATGGTGACAGATTGGATTCCAGTAGCTCCTGCTTGCCATTATATTATGGGTGGGGTCCAGACTGATTTAAACGGGGAGACTTCGACGAAGCGGCTTTTTGCATGTGGGGAAGCATCCTGCACAGGGGTACATGGAGCGAATCGACTGGCCAGCAACTCGTTATCGGAAGCGGTTGTATTCGGTCACCGGATCGCGGAGCGGATCAAGCAACTGGCTGATATGCCGAGCATCCATCCTTTCCAGGTTGTTTCCAAGCAAAAACTTCCCCAAGCGTTCAATACACGTGAACAACGATTGAAAATGCAAAAGCTCATGCTGCGGCATGTTAGTGTGAAGCGCGACGAAAAAGGATTAACCAAAGCATTAGCAGAGCTTGCACGAATGGAGCAATACTACCAGTATGAGCCTGAGAGCCTGGAAACGTTTGAATTCTTCAATCTGCTGAATGCTGCCGTCTTGACAACGAGAGCGGCACTTTTACGGGAAGAAAGCAGAGGTGGGCATTATCGTACTGATTTTCCGAATAAAGACGACTTGGTGTGGCGCAAGCATTTGATCCAGTCTGTAGAAGATGGTGTCCAAGAGGAGTGTGAGAAGCATGATGTGGAATAA
- the nadC gene encoding carboxylating nicotinate-nucleotide diphosphorylase, giving the protein MMWNKRELQRKIEEWLQEDVGFGDVTTMSTIPESEQGVGILYAKEAGIVAGLPIAEQVFATVDSTLVFEAKVEEGARVEVGQQIAEVSGSVRSILSGERLALNLMQRLSGIATKTSEYATAVAGTKARVVDTRKTTPGLRALEKYAVRVGGGYNHRFALYDAVMIKDNHIKGAGGIAQAVAAARAVIPHTMTVEVEAESFEQVQEALAAGADTIMLDNMSLDQMVEAVEYINGRAVVEASGGVSLETIGDIAKTGVDIISVGALTHSVKAFDISLDLNTRKR; this is encoded by the coding sequence ATGATGTGGAATAAACGGGAGCTTCAGCGAAAAATAGAGGAATGGCTACAGGAAGACGTGGGATTTGGTGATGTGACGACAATGAGCACGATTCCTGAATCGGAGCAGGGTGTCGGCATTTTATATGCCAAGGAAGCGGGAATCGTGGCTGGCTTGCCGATTGCGGAGCAAGTATTTGCCACGGTTGATTCGACCCTCGTTTTTGAGGCAAAAGTAGAAGAAGGAGCAAGGGTGGAGGTTGGTCAGCAAATCGCCGAAGTCAGCGGTTCGGTTCGTTCAATTTTGAGCGGGGAGCGGCTTGCCCTTAATTTAATGCAACGTTTGTCTGGGATTGCTACGAAAACGAGTGAATACGCCACAGCCGTCGCAGGGACAAAAGCCCGGGTTGTGGATACGAGAAAGACCACGCCAGGCCTTAGGGCTTTGGAAAAATACGCGGTTCGTGTCGGGGGAGGCTACAATCACCGTTTTGCCTTGTATGATGCCGTGATGATCAAAGACAATCATATCAAAGGAGCGGGTGGTATCGCACAGGCTGTTGCAGCGGCACGCGCGGTTATTCCTCATACGATGACAGTCGAGGTAGAAGCCGAATCGTTCGAACAGGTTCAGGAAGCATTGGCAGCAGGTGCAGATACGATCATGCTCGACAATATGTCCCTCGATCAAATGGTGGAAGCCGTGGAGTATATCAATGGACGGGCCGTTGTAGAGGCATCTGGTGGTGTGAGTTTGGAGACGATTGGTGACATTGCAAAAACGGGTGTAGATATCATTTCGGTAGGGGCGCTGACTCATTCTGTCAAAGCGTTTGATATCAGCCTCGATCTGAATACACGCAAGCGGTAA
- a CDS encoding type III pantothenate kinase, whose protein sequence is MLLVIDIGNSNIVLGLYEGDELQHHWRVSTDRNKTEDEYGMLVKSLFSSVGLGFEQVRGVIISSVVPPLNLTIERMCGKYMQQKALIIGPGIKTGLNIKYEYPREVGSDRIVNAVAAIHHYGAPLIVVDFGTATTFCYVDERAQYWGGAIAPGIGISTEALFTRAAKLPRIEIAKPASVVGRNTIAAMQSGIFYGFVGQVEGIVRRIMDEYGTRPTVVATGGLAALFANETSCIHVVDQNLTLKGLRLIYERNQS, encoded by the coding sequence ATGTTATTGGTGATCGATATAGGCAACTCCAATATTGTGTTGGGCTTGTATGAAGGCGACGAGCTCCAACACCATTGGAGAGTGTCCACAGATCGTAACAAAACGGAAGACGAGTACGGCATGCTCGTCAAAAGCTTGTTTAGTAGCGTGGGGCTTGGCTTTGAACAGGTGAGAGGCGTCATTATCTCGTCTGTCGTGCCGCCTCTAAACCTCACGATTGAACGTATGTGCGGGAAATACATGCAACAAAAAGCGCTGATTATTGGACCGGGTATCAAGACGGGACTGAACATCAAGTATGAGTATCCGCGAGAGGTAGGTTCCGATCGAATCGTGAACGCTGTTGCTGCGATTCATCATTATGGAGCGCCACTCATTGTTGTCGATTTTGGTACAGCGACGACCTTTTGCTATGTGGACGAGCGAGCGCAGTATTGGGGCGGGGCGATTGCTCCCGGCATTGGGATATCGACTGAGGCACTCTTCACTCGTGCTGCCAAGCTGCCGCGAATCGAAATCGCCAAGCCTGCAAGTGTAGTTGGTCGTAATACGATAGCGGCGATGCAGTCCGGCATTTTCTACGGGTTCGTCGGTCAGGTCGAAGGCATTGTACGTAGAATCATGGACGAATACGGTACGCGACCTACCGTAGTTGCTACGGGAGGGCTGGCAGCACTTTTTGCCAATGAGACCTCTTGTATCCATGTCGTGGATCAGAATCTAACGCTAAAAGGACTTCGTTTGATCTATGAGCGGAATCAATCATAG
- a CDS encoding GNAT family N-acetyltransferase: protein MTSIRLATPQDIPAVCTIDAMVLSSTSRSSELKEAIEHGHCYLALIDMNIVGFAIINQSFFKNSFIHLLIVHPHYQNRGVGEEMMRFLETISPTEKLFTSTNLSNERMQRLCQKLGYAHCGTLTHLDADDPEMFFCKYVRHPL from the coding sequence ATGACCTCGATCCGTCTAGCTACTCCTCAAGACATTCCTGCTGTCTGTACGATTGATGCCATGGTGCTCAGTTCAACCAGTCGTTCATCTGAACTTAAAGAAGCCATCGAGCACGGTCATTGCTACTTGGCGTTAATCGACATGAATATCGTCGGTTTTGCCATCATCAATCAATCGTTTTTTAAGAACAGCTTTATTCATCTACTCATTGTTCACCCTCACTATCAGAACCGAGGGGTTGGCGAGGAGATGATGCGCTTTCTGGAAACGATCTCCCCTACGGAGAAGTTGTTTACTTCTACTAACCTTTCCAACGAAAGAATGCAACGCCTCTGTCAGAAGCTCGGATACGCTCACTGCGGAACCCTGACTCACCTAGATGCTGATGATCCTGAAATGTTTTTCTGCAAGTACGTTCGCCATCCACTATGA